Proteins from a genomic interval of Siniperca chuatsi isolate FFG_IHB_CAS linkage group LG10, ASM2008510v1, whole genome shotgun sequence:
- the si:ch73-206d17.1 gene encoding tyrosine-protein kinase STYK1 isoform X2 produces MPAAPYGCSNDTSLPMCYEESSGPLAEIIIPCLLALSTVLVVALIFYSLHRNKQRGQSTSAHVPNGQQSVSLTAASVSTPKVQAALYPWEIPEECVLEGLEFWQTGRHGPVCKGLLKKRDGASSAVVVKSLRDGPNQPEAKEFVEWVLFHATVCKHENVVRMLYCQTKRLPMYLVLDAYNPGNLLHFLWTLRNNSNTADPLLNFSERSVFVVAKQVAAGLDYLMSEHRLVHGDVAARNILIGPGLSARVSGLGVAFEGHRMDSATRQRAAEVPLKWQAPERIMMQLSIDRSDVWSFGILLYELITLGSPPYPELEPPSVLPKLQGSYRMKRPENCGGPLYDLMKYCWMWSFKDRPAFSAIIKLLEPSLHLAATKAICVPEVIDIFEYNRKAGLLS; encoded by the exons ATGCCGGCGGCTCCTTATGGATGTAGTAACGATACCTCGCTCCCCATGTGCT ATGAGGAGTCATCAGGTCCACTTGCTGAAATCATCATCCCATGTCTGTTGGCTCTGAGCACAGTTTTAGTGGTGGCTCTGATTTTCTACAGTCTCCACAGAAACAAGCAAAGAGGACAGAGCACCTCAGCTCATGTTCCAAATG GCCAGCAGAGTGTATCCCTGACTGCAGCTTCTGTAAGCACTCCAAAGGTCCAGGCTGCTTTGTATCCCTGGGAAATCCCTGAAGAGTGTGTTCTTGAGGGGCTAGAGTTTTGGCAGACAGGTCGCCATGGCCCAGTTTGTAAAGGTCTGCTGAAGAAGAGAGACGGAGCCTCCTCTGCTGTGGTGGTTAAGTCCCTCCGAG ATGGCCCCAACCAGCCTGAAGCGAAGGAGTTTGTGGAGTGGGTCCTCTTCCATGCCACAGTGTGTAAACATGAGAATGTGGTGCGGATGTTGTACTGTCAGACCAAGCGTCTGCCCATGTATCTGGTCTTAGATGCCTACAACCCAGGGAACCTCCTTCACTTCCTCTGGACACTTAGAAAT AATTCAAACACAGCGGATCCATTGCTGAACTTCTCTGAGAGGTCAGTGTTTGTGGTGGCAAAGCAGGTTGCAGCTGGCCTG GATTACCTTATGTCAGAGCACAGGCTGGTGCATGGTGATGTTGCTGCCAGGAACATCTTAATTGGCCCAGGCCTCTCAGCCCGGGTGTCTGGGCTGGGCGTGGCATTTGAAGGACACAGAATGGATTCAGCAACTAGGCAGAGGGCCGCAGAGGTGCCTCTCAAATGGCAGGCTCCAGAGAGGATTATGATGCAGCTCAGTATCGACAGGAGCGACGT GTGGTCATTTGGAATCTTACTGTATGAACTGATTACCTTAG GCTCTCCTCCATACCCTGAGCTGGAGCCTCCGTCTGTGCTTCCAAAGCTACAGGGGTCTTATCGAATGAAGAGACCGGAGAATTGTGGAGGGCCTTT GTATGATCTGATGAAGTACTGTTGGATGTGGAGTTTCAAAGACCGACCTGCATTCTCGGCCATCATAAAGCTGTTGGAGCCCTCACTGCATCTAGCGGCTACTAAAGCCATTTGTGTTCCTGAGGTCATAGACATATTTGAGTATAACAGAAAGGCAGGACTGCTCTCATAG
- the si:ch73-206d17.1 gene encoding tyrosine-protein kinase STYK1 isoform X1 — MPAAPYGCSNDTSLPMCYEESSGPLAEIIIPCLLALSTVLVVALIFYSLHRNKQRGQSTSAHVPNGQQSVSLTAASVSTPKVQAALYPWEIPEECVLEGLEFWQTGRHGPVCKGLLKKRDGASSAVVVKSLRDGPNQPEAKEFVEWVLFHATVCKHENVVRMLYCQTKRLPMYLVLDAYNPGNLLHFLWTLRNVTNSNTADPLLNFSERSVFVVAKQVAAGLDYLMSEHRLVHGDVAARNILIGPGLSARVSGLGVAFEGHRMDSATRQRAAEVPLKWQAPERIMMQLSIDRSDVWSFGILLYELITLGSPPYPELEPPSVLPKLQGSYRMKRPENCGGPLYDLMKYCWMWSFKDRPAFSAIIKLLEPSLHLAATKAICVPEVIDIFEYNRKAGLLS, encoded by the exons ATGCCGGCGGCTCCTTATGGATGTAGTAACGATACCTCGCTCCCCATGTGCT ATGAGGAGTCATCAGGTCCACTTGCTGAAATCATCATCCCATGTCTGTTGGCTCTGAGCACAGTTTTAGTGGTGGCTCTGATTTTCTACAGTCTCCACAGAAACAAGCAAAGAGGACAGAGCACCTCAGCTCATGTTCCAAATG GCCAGCAGAGTGTATCCCTGACTGCAGCTTCTGTAAGCACTCCAAAGGTCCAGGCTGCTTTGTATCCCTGGGAAATCCCTGAAGAGTGTGTTCTTGAGGGGCTAGAGTTTTGGCAGACAGGTCGCCATGGCCCAGTTTGTAAAGGTCTGCTGAAGAAGAGAGACGGAGCCTCCTCTGCTGTGGTGGTTAAGTCCCTCCGAG ATGGCCCCAACCAGCCTGAAGCGAAGGAGTTTGTGGAGTGGGTCCTCTTCCATGCCACAGTGTGTAAACATGAGAATGTGGTGCGGATGTTGTACTGTCAGACCAAGCGTCTGCCCATGTATCTGGTCTTAGATGCCTACAACCCAGGGAACCTCCTTCACTTCCTCTGGACACTTAGAAATGTAACG AATTCAAACACAGCGGATCCATTGCTGAACTTCTCTGAGAGGTCAGTGTTTGTGGTGGCAAAGCAGGTTGCAGCTGGCCTG GATTACCTTATGTCAGAGCACAGGCTGGTGCATGGTGATGTTGCTGCCAGGAACATCTTAATTGGCCCAGGCCTCTCAGCCCGGGTGTCTGGGCTGGGCGTGGCATTTGAAGGACACAGAATGGATTCAGCAACTAGGCAGAGGGCCGCAGAGGTGCCTCTCAAATGGCAGGCTCCAGAGAGGATTATGATGCAGCTCAGTATCGACAGGAGCGACGT GTGGTCATTTGGAATCTTACTGTATGAACTGATTACCTTAG GCTCTCCTCCATACCCTGAGCTGGAGCCTCCGTCTGTGCTTCCAAAGCTACAGGGGTCTTATCGAATGAAGAGACCGGAGAATTGTGGAGGGCCTTT GTATGATCTGATGAAGTACTGTTGGATGTGGAGTTTCAAAGACCGACCTGCATTCTCGGCCATCATAAAGCTGTTGGAGCCCTCACTGCATCTAGCGGCTACTAAAGCCATTTGTGTTCCTGAGGTCATAGACATATTTGAGTATAACAGAAAGGCAGGACTGCTCTCATAG